TCCGGCTTCTCGCCCCAGGTGAGGTAGACGTCCGCATGCTGCGCGGCGACCAGGCCGGCCGCCGGTGACGAGCCACCGAAGTAGACGTCCGGGATCGGGTCGGGGACGCGGCTCAGCGAGGCACCGGCCACCTGGACGTGCTGCCCGTCGAGCGTCACGGTCTCGCCCCGCCAGAGCCGGCCGACGACCTCGAGGAACTCGTCGGTGCGCTGGTAGCGCCCCTCTTTGTCGAGGAAGTCGCCGTACGACCGCTGCTCGCTGCTCTCGCCGCCGGTGACGACGTTGAGCAGCAGCCGGTTGCCGGAGTGCCGCTGGTACGTCGTGGCCATCTGGGCCGCGAGCGTCGGCGACAGCAGACCCGGCCGGAACGCGACCAGGAACTTCAGCCGCTCGGACGTCTGGGCCAGCATCGCCGTCGTGAGCCAGGCGTCGTCGCACCACGCACCGGTGGGCGTCAGCGCGCCGACGAACCCGAGGTGCTCTGCCGCACGGGCGATCTGGGTGAGGTAACCCAGGGAAGCCGGACGGTCGCCGGCCGCGCGTCCGAGGTCGACGCCGTGGCCGCCGGCGACGAGGTTTCGGCTGTCGCCCATGGTCGGGAGGAACCAGTGGAAGGTCAGGCTCATCGGGGTCCTTCCGGTGTGTGCGAGGCTCGGCTAACCCTACCGTTTAGATAGGGAATGGCAACGGGTGCCCTGTCTCTGCTCTTCTTCGCTTCTGCTCCGGTCCTTCTCCGCTGCGAGCGGAACCGGTCCACGAGGAGTGTCTCGTGCTGCTTCGCTGGCCGGTGTCGGCTCTCGTCGGTGGGGGATGCATGCGCCTGGTCTACGTGCACGGAGCCTGCGTTCGGGATGCCTCCTGGTGGTGGAACCGGATGGTCGGGCCGATCGCCGCGGCCGGCGTGCGCAGCCGCGCGGTGGCGCTACCGAGCTGCCGCGGTGACACGCCCGGTGATCGGCTGGGCGACCTCTACGACGACGTCGACGCGGTCCGCGCGGTCCTCGACGAGGTCGACGAGCCAGCGGTGCTACTCGGGCACTCGTACGGCGGCATCGTGATCACCGACGCCGCCCACGCGCACCCGGCCGTGTGGCAGCTCGTCTACGTCACCTCGATGCTGCCGGACGTCGGCGAATCGCAGGCGAGTGTGGCGGGCACCGGCCCGGCGCCCTGGCTGGACCCGGGCGCCGACGGAACCATCGGCGTGCTGCCGGACAGCGTCCGCCAATTGTTTGTGCAGGACTGCGACGGGCCGACGGCAGACGCGGCCGTAGGCCGCCTGACCAGGCAGTCGATGACCCCGTTCGGCCAGCCGGTGCGCGCCGCGGCCTGGCGGGACGTGCCGGCGACCTACATCGTCTGCACGGACGACCGGGCGATCCCGGCGGACGTGCAGCGCGAGCGGGCGACGCGAGCCGCAGCGGTGGTGGAGTTCGCGGCCGGGCACCACCCGTTCCTCTCCCGCCCGGAGGACTTCGCCACGCTCCTGCTCGACGTCGCCGCGCCCGCCCGTTGATCTACCTCGGGTCTACGGTTTCGCTGGTGGCCCACTCCTCCAGGTGGGCCAGCACGTCGCGGACCGGCCGGTCGGTGGCTTGCGCCAGCCGCTCGAGCAGCTCGGTCTCGATCTTCACGTGGGCGGCCAGCTGCTGGCTGACCAAGTCGGACGTGGGGCCGCTGATCGCGTCGCCCATCGCGACGGCACCCGCCATGAACGCGTCCGCGATCGTGCGCGGACGCCGGGCCCGGAACTCCTGCTGCAGCTCGTCGAGCTCGGGCTCCACGGTCGCGGTGCCGTACACGGCGGCCCACGAGGTCACCGCGGCGGGCACCGCCTCGTGATCGGCGTGCAGGGCCTGGAGCAGTGCCACCGCGCCGTGGATCGCGGAGGCCACCCCCTCGTTGTTCTCGTCGCGGCCGGCGGGCAGCCGATCGCTCTGGTAGCTCTCGCCGCCGAGCCCGATGTGGTCGAACCAGTCGTCGGTGGGCTCGTCGTTGTCGAACATCCGTCGCCTCCCCTGGCTTCGTCGGACGCACCGTAGCGACCACCACCGACGTTTTTGCCGCCGCATATTCCTGCGCAGTTATATTCGTACGGTGACCTCGTCATTCGCGGTGCTCGCCGAACCGACCCGGCGTCGGATCCTCGACCTGCTGCTCGAACGGCCGCGTCCGGTGGGGGAGTTGGTGGAGCAACTGGGGCTCAGCCAGCCCGGGACGTCGAAGCATCTGAAGGTGCTGCGCGACGCCGGCCTGGTGCGCGTGCGGCAGGACGCCCAGCGGCGGTGGTACGAGCTGGCGCCCGGGCCGCTCGCGGAGATCGATGCCTGGCTGACGCCGTACCGGAGGCTGTGGAGCCGCAGCTTGGACGACCTGGAGGCGCACCTGGACGCGAACCCGGAGTAGCCCGGCCGGGCTCCACGGTGTTCGTGGAGCCCGGCCTCAGAGCTCCGTCAGCCCCGCTCGGCGGCGCTGCGCTCGACGCAGAACTCGTTGCCCTCCGGGTCGGCCAGAGTGACCCAGCCGGTCCCGTCCGGCTTCCGGTGATCCGCGACCAGCTGGGCACCCAGCGCGAGCACCCGCTCGACCTCCTCGTCCCGCGTGCCCTCGGTGGGCTGCAGGTCGAGGTGGATCCGGTTCTTACCGGCCTTGCGCTCGGGCACCGTGACGAACAGCAGGTCGGGTCCGTCGCCGGGCGAGAGAAGCAGGGCCTCGGGGTCGTCCGGCGCGTTGCCGTCCTCGGGGTCCTCGGTGAAACCGGTCACCTTGGACCAGAACTGGGCCAGCGTGTACGGGTCGGCGCTGTCGACCGTGATGTGCCTTACTCGGACGCTCATGCGTTGATCCTTCGCGACGCGCGCCATCGTGGTCGCGGTGGCGTCGGTCAGCCGACCACGGGAGGCGCGGGAAACAGGGATGTGATCATCACCGCACCTCCTCTCCCCGGACGCCGGGCCCAGTATCGCAGCGGCCACAAACGAAAAAGGCACCCCCGCTGTCTCGCGGGAATGCCTCGTGATCGATGTGGCCAGGGGCGGGGTCGAACCGCCGACCTTCCGCTTTTCAGGCGGACGCTCGTACCAACTGAGCTACCTGGCCGAGTGCGGCGACACCCAATGCCACCTTCACTCCGCTGCCGCACCAAAGGTGCGGCAGCGAGAGCGGTCCCGACGGGATTTGAACCCGCGACCTCCGCCTTGACAGGGCGGCGAGCACTCCGAACTGCTCCACGGGACCTGGTCCGGATAGACCGGGTCTTGCCGTGCCCCCAACGGGATTCGAACCCGTGCTACCGCCTTGAAAGGGCGGCGTCCTGGGCCACTAGACGAT
The sequence above is a segment of the Cryptosporangium aurantiacum genome. Coding sequences within it:
- a CDS encoding LLM class flavin-dependent oxidoreductase is translated as MSLTFHWFLPTMGDSRNLVAGGHGVDLGRAAGDRPASLGYLTQIARAAEHLGFVGALTPTGAWCDDAWLTTAMLAQTSERLKFLVAFRPGLLSPTLAAQMATTYQRHSGNRLLLNVVTGGESSEQRSYGDFLDKEGRYQRTDEFLEVVGRLWRGETVTLDGQHVQVAGASLSRVPDPIPDVYFGGSSPAAGLVAAQHADVYLTWGEKPEQVAAKIDWIKGLAAERNRTLRYGIRLHVISRDTSEEAWAEAGRLLANLDPATIERVQQGLAQSESEGQRRMAELHGRGQASTALRDLEISPNLWAGVGLVRGGAGTALVGSHTEVADRIVELSKLGLSEFVLSGYPHLEEAYWFGEGVLPLLRARGLWEHPVAATIDAPHVDVPFAGSAGRSLAPSPH
- a CDS encoding alpha/beta fold hydrolase, whose amino-acid sequence is MLLRWPVSALVGGGCMRLVYVHGACVRDASWWWNRMVGPIAAAGVRSRAVALPSCRGDTPGDRLGDLYDDVDAVRAVLDEVDEPAVLLGHSYGGIVITDAAHAHPAVWQLVYVTSMLPDVGESQASVAGTGPAPWLDPGADGTIGVLPDSVRQLFVQDCDGPTADAAVGRLTRQSMTPFGQPVRAAAWRDVPATYIVCTDDRAIPADVQRERATRAAAVVEFAAGHHPFLSRPEDFATLLLDVAAPAR
- a CDS encoding ArsR/SmtB family transcription factor, with translation MTSSFAVLAEPTRRRILDLLLERPRPVGELVEQLGLSQPGTSKHLKVLRDAGLVRVRQDAQRRWYELAPGPLAEIDAWLTPYRRLWSRSLDDLEAHLDANPE
- a CDS encoding VOC family protein, whose protein sequence is MSVRVRHITVDSADPYTLAQFWSKVTGFTEDPEDGNAPDDPEALLLSPGDGPDLLFVTVPERKAGKNRIHLDLQPTEGTRDEEVERVLALGAQLVADHRKPDGTGWVTLADPEGNEFCVERSAAERG